The sequence GCCCGGCGCGCCAGCCGCTCCTGAAGCACCGACTTGAAGTCCACCGGATGCTCGAGCGCCTCGTCGACCTGCTCGGCGAACGCATCCACCACCGCGGGCGCCACGCGCTCGTACCCGAAGGCCAGGTATGCCGCGCCGATGATCGCCTCGCAGATCGAGGCCAGAATGCGATCGCTCTCGATCAGCATCTCGGCGCTCTTACCCGTGCCCTCCGGCGCGTGCTCCCGCAGCCGCTCGGGCACGTTCAGGTCGCGCGCCACCTGCGCGCACGCCTGCCGCGACACCGCCTGCGCGCGCAGCTTCGTGAGCCGGCCCGCCCCGTAGCGGGGAAAGCGCGGGTACAGGTCGCTCGACACCGACAGGCTCAGGACCACGTCCCCCAGGAAGGCCAGACGCTCGTAGGACTCCCAGCGCTGGTCCACCCAGCTCGAATGCGTGAAGGCCTGTTGTGCAAGGTCGGCTGGGAGCTCGTCGAGTAAGGAGCTGAGCGTTTCCAGAGTTCTACGAGGACGTTTGCGGAGCGTGGGCGGCAACGAAGTCGGCGGCCTGGCCGACCGTCTTGATCTTCACCGCCTCCTCGTCGGGGATGCGGATGCCGTACGTGTCCTCCAGCTCCATGGTGAGCTCCACGAGGTCGAGCGAGTCCGCCTCGAGGTCCTCCCTGAAGCGGGTGCCCTCCTGAATGCGGTCGATGTCCACCTCGAGCTCCTTCGAGAGATGCTCGCGGACGAGCTGGAGAACGTCGTCTCTATTCATCGATGGGGGCGACCGTAGCAGTGGGTGCGGATCGCAAGGCGCCGCCCCGCTCCAGTGCTGCCGCGGTTCGCTCGATCATCCGCTCGTCCACCGCCGTTTGCGCCACCCGCACGGCGTTGGCTATCCCCTTCTCGCTCGATCCGCCGTGCGCGATCACGACGATGCCGCGGACGCCGAGGAGGATCGCTCCGCCCGTGGTGTTCGGGTCGAGCTCGCGGCGCAGGCCGCCCACAGCGCCGCGGATCAAGAGCCCTCCGAGCATCGAGACCGGGCTCGAGCCCACCGCGTCGCGCACCGCTCCCACCACCGTCCTCGCGGTTCCCTCCATCAGCTTCAGCGCGACGTTGCCGGTGAAGCCGTCCGTGACGATCACGTCGGCCACGCCGGCCGTCACGTCCGTCCCCTCCACGTTCCCGATGAAGTTGATCGAGCTGGCCTGCGCTGCCGCGAGGCGCTCGTGCGCCTCCACCACGTCCGGCGTTCCCTTCTTCGCCTCCTCGCCGATCGAGAGAAGCCCCACGCGCGGGCGCTCGACGCCGTGCACCGCCTCCATGAACGCCGACCCCATGTAGGCGAACTGCACGAGGTGCTCAGGGCGCACCTCCACGTTCGCCCCCACGTCCACCATCAGCGTGGGCGACCCCGGCACCGGCAGCATCACCGCGATACCCGGCCGATGAACGCCGCGGAGGCGCCTGAGGTGGACGATCGCGGCGGCGAGCGCGGCCCCGGTCGGCCCGGCGGACACCACCGCGTCCGCCTGGCCCGCGGCCACAGCCCGCATCGCCTGCGCGATCGAGGACTCCGGCTTTGAACGTACCGCCCGCACCGGCTCCTCGTCGTTTCCGATGGACACGGGAGCGTCCACCACGCGGTCGAAGCCGGCGAGCTCGGCGGCGGGACCGAAGAGGGTGACCTCCGAGCCGGACAGGCGTCCACCCTCCGCCACGGTCGCCGGTCCGTGATCGGCGCCGTTCGCGTCGAGCGCGATCATCGCTGGGGAATGGTGACTAGCCCTGCGGCGGCTTGACTTCGCGGCCGCCGTAGTGGCCGCACACCGAGCAGACCCGGTGCGGCAGGCGAGGTGAGTGGCACTGCGGGCACGTCGAGAGCCGCGGCGCCTCGATCTTGTGCTGAGACCGCCGCTTGTTGGTGCGCGCGTGCGACTGCTTTTGCTTGGGAACTGCCATCCGGCGCGGGAGTCTAGCGGCTGCAAACCTTCGGTTGCCTGCGTCCTCGGTCGGCCGCTTGCGATCGCAAGCTGGTCTCCCTGCGTCCTTGGCACCCTCGGTTTTCGCTCGCTAGGACTGACCCGCGGGGCATCACTACTCGAACTTCAATTCGCTGAGCTTCGCCCAGCGGGGGTCCGGCGCCGTCTCGTGCGCGTGGTCGGACGCCGCTGTGTTGAGGTTCTCCCCGCACACCGGGCAGAGGCCTTTGCAGTCCTCCGTGCACACGATCTGCGTCGGTAGGGCCAGGGCGAGCGCGTCGCGCGCCCATGAGCGAAGGTCGAGCTCGTCGCGGTCGACGTAGGGCGAGGTGAGCTCGTCGTCGTCGCCGCTATCGGGCTGGTCCACCTCGCGGGCGTCCACCTCGATCGTCTGATCGGCGGGCTCGAGGCAGCGCATGCACGGTCCGTCGAGATGGACCGCGAAGCGCAGGCGCAGCGCGTAGCCGCCCATCGTGCGGGAGACGTCCAGCCGCACCGGGACGTCGTGGGCTGGGTTCTCGTAGGTCTGGCCGCCGAACGAGAGCGGATCCACAGTCACGTGCGTGTCGATCCGCCGGCCCTCGCCTGAGTGCAGCGTGAGGCGTCCGAGGTCGAAGATGTCGGTGCGCTGAGCCATCGCTACGAAAGTTAGCGACGGGGAGATGCGGCGATTTAGCGGACTTCAGCCTCTTCGCGGCCGGCGAGGCGGTCGCGGCCGCGCTGCACCGCGGCGGTGAACTTCGTGAGGTTGACCTCGAGGGTGTTGAGGATGTCGTCGGCGTAGTCCTCGGCGCCGAGACGGATCTCGCGCTCGCGTGCGCGGGCTTCCTCGATGATCTCGTCGGCCTGGCGCTCCGCCTGCTTCACGACCTCTTCGTTCGAGATCAGGCGGGTCTGCTCGTCGCGCGCCTCCTTGATGATCCGCTCCGCCTCGCGCTTGGCCTCGGCGAGCATCTCCTGGCGCTCCTTGACGATCCAGCGGGCCTGCTTGATCTCCTCGGGGATCGTGGCGCGCATCTGATCGAGGATGTCGTAGATCTCCTCCTTGTCCACGCGCACCTGGTCCGTGAGCGGAACGGGCTTCGCGTTGTGGATGAGATCGTCGAGCTTGTCGATCAGTACCAGGACGTCCATTGCAGCCTCAAATTCGTCAGCGTCCGACTTCCTCCTCCAACCGCTTTGCAACGGCCGAAGGCACCAGTCCCTCTATGTCTCCCCCGAACATGGCCAGTTCTTTCACCCCGCTCGAGCTTAGAAAGCTGTATTGGGGTGACGCCATGAGATAGATGCTCTCGATTTCCGGCGCCATCTTACGGTTGAGCTGATTCATCTCGAACTCGTACTCGAAGTCCGAGATCGCCCGCAGCCCTTTCACGATCGCGTTCGCGCCGTTCTCTCGAGCAAATTCGACGAGGAGCGTATCAAAGGTTTTTACCTGCACATTCGGTAGTTTCGAGACTTCCGCCTCGATGAACGACACGCGCTCCTCGGCGCTGAAGATCGTCTTCTGCTTGCGCACCGGCTGGTTCACCACACCCACCACCACCTGGTCGAACACCTGGGCGGTGCGGGTGATGATGTCGAGGTGCCCGAGCGTGACCGGGTCATAGGAGCCCGGACACACCGCGGTTCCCTTTGCTGGATCAGGCGGCACGGTGAATGGCTATGCGGGTGTCGCCGTATGCCCGCTCGTCGGCGAGCGGGAGGGTGAGCGTGAGGGGGTTGCGCTTGTCGGACTCGGACACGATCAGGGCGTCTTGTGAGAGCACCGCCGGCAGCAGCTTGGACAGCTCAGCGGCCAATTCGGAAGCGGAACTATATGGCGGGTCGAGGAACACGAGGTCGAACGGGCCTTCGCTTGCAGCGCGCAGGTAGGCGAGCGCGTCGCGACGGTACACGGGTGCGTCTACCCCGATCGCGTCGAGGTTGCGCCTGATCGTCGCGATCGCGCGCGGGCTCGAGTCCACGAATACGACCTCGGCTGCGCCACGGGATAGGGCCTCGATCCCGAGTGCTCCGGAGCCGGCGAACAGGTCGAGCACGCGCTCGCCATCGAGCGGGCCGAGGATCGAGAACAGCGCCTCGCGGACGCGATCCGCGGTGGGGCGCGTGGCCGCGCCCGGCGGCGCCTGCAGGCGGCGGCCCTTGAACTCTCCGGCGACGATTCTCACTCAGCGAATCCTCACAGTTAGAGTCGGCGCATGGACCGCACCGAATATCGCGAGGCAAGCAGGGACAACTGGAACACGATGGCGGCCGTGTGGGACGAGCAGCGAGACCGCATGAGCGGACCGGTCGCGCCCGTGCGCGACTGGCTGATCGACCACCTGGCGGCGCGCGAGGGCGAGACGATCCTCGACATCGCCTGCGGCACCGGCGAGATGACGGAGCTCGCCTCTGCCCGCGTGGGCGACGAGGGACGCGTGATCTGCACCGACTTCGCGGAGCAGATGCTCGGCGCGGCGAGGCGCCGCGGCGAGGCCGCAGGGCTCACGAACGTCGAGTACAGCGAGATGGACGCCGAGGACATGCACCTCGACGATGCGAGCGTGGACGGCGCGATCTGCCGCTTCGGCTACATGCTGATGTCTGACAGGGACGCCGCGCTGCGCGAGACACGCCGCGTCCTCCGCGAACACGGCCGCCTGGTGTTCGCCGTGTGGGCGGAGCCCGCGCGCAACCCCTGGGTCGTCATTCCCGCCGGCGTGGTGATGGAACGCGGGCTCCTGCCGCCACCCGATCCGGATGGACCAGGCATGTTCGCCCTCGCCGGCCGCGACAAGCTCGAGGCGGCGCTGGCGCAGGCCTCGCTGGCGGCCGTGGAGATCGCCGACGTGGAGATCCACCACCAGACGCCGAGCCGCGAGGCGCTGTGGGATCGCATCACAACGACGATGGGCTTCATCGCCACCGCGATCGCCGACGAACCGGAAGAGGAGCGCGCCGCGATCCGCGCG is a genomic window of Thermoleophilaceae bacterium containing:
- the coaD gene encoding pantetheine-phosphate adenylyltransferase, translated to MPPDPAKGTAVCPGSYDPVTLGHLDIITRTAQVFDQVVVGVVNQPVRKQKTIFSAEERVSFIEAEVSKLPNVQVKTFDTLLVEFARENGANAIVKGLRAISDFEYEFEMNQLNRKMAPEIESIYLMASPQYSFLSSSGVKELAMFGGDIEGLVPSAVAKRLEEEVGR
- a CDS encoding DUF177 domain-containing protein, which translates into the protein MAQRTDIFDLGRLTLHSGEGRRIDTHVTVDPLSFGGQTYENPAHDVPVRLDVSRTMGGYALRLRFAVHLDGPCMRCLEPADQTIEVDAREVDQPDSGDDDELTSPYVDRDELDLRSWARDALALALPTQIVCTEDCKGLCPVCGENLNTAASDHAHETAPDPRWAKLSELKFE
- the rsmD gene encoding 16S rRNA (guanine(966)-N(2))-methyltransferase RsmD → MRIVAGEFKGRRLQAPPGAATRPTADRVREALFSILGPLDGERVLDLFAGSGALGIEALSRGAAEVVFVDSSPRAIATIRRNLDAIGVDAPVYRRDALAYLRAASEGPFDLVFLDPPYSSASELAAELSKLLPAVLSQDALIVSESDKRNPLTLTLPLADERAYGDTRIAIHRAA
- the rpmF gene encoding 50S ribosomal protein L32: MAVPKQKQSHARTNKRRSQHKIEAPRLSTCPQCHSPRLPHRVCSVCGHYGGREVKPPQG
- the acpP gene encoding acyl carrier protein yields the protein MNRDDVLQLVREHLSKELEVDIDRIQEGTRFREDLEADSLDLVELTMELEDTYGIRIPDEEAVKIKTVGQAADFVAAHAPQTSS
- the rnc gene encoding ribonuclease III, with the protein product MPPTLRKRPRRTLETLSSLLDELPADLAQQAFTHSSWVDQRWESYERLAFLGDVVLSLSVSSDLYPRFPRYGAGRLTKLRAQAVSRQACAQVARDLNVPERLREHAPEGTGKSAEMLIESDRILASICEAIIGAAYLAFGYERVAPAVVDAFAEQVDEALEHPVDFKSVLQERLARRAEVVNYRIESEQGPPHDRSFVAVAEVSGEEIGRGEGRTKKSAEQEAALRALDRLEESA
- a CDS encoding methyltransferase domain-containing protein; protein product: MDRTEYREASRDNWNTMAAVWDEQRDRMSGPVAPVRDWLIDHLAAREGETILDIACGTGEMTELASARVGDEGRVICTDFAEQMLGAARRRGEAAGLTNVEYSEMDAEDMHLDDASVDGAICRFGYMLMSDRDAALRETRRVLREHGRLVFAVWAEPARNPWVVIPAGVVMERGLLPPPDPDGPGMFALAGRDKLEAALAQASLAAVEIADVEIHHQTPSREALWDRITTTMGFIATAIADEPEEERAAIRAAIEERAEPFREGDGYLLPGVAHTVLARPA
- the plsX gene encoding phosphate acyltransferase PlsX translates to MIALDANGADHGPATVAEGGRLSGSEVTLFGPAAELAGFDRVVDAPVSIGNDEEPVRAVRSKPESSIAQAMRAVAAGQADAVVSAGPTGAALAAAIVHLRRLRGVHRPGIAVMLPVPGSPTLMVDVGANVEVRPEHLVQFAYMGSAFMEAVHGVERPRVGLLSIGEEAKKGTPDVVEAHERLAAAQASSINFIGNVEGTDVTAGVADVIVTDGFTGNVALKLMEGTARTVVGAVRDAVGSSPVSMLGGLLIRGAVGGLRRELDPNTTGGAILLGVRGIVVIAHGGSSEKGIANAVRVAQTAVDERMIERTAAALERGGALRSAPTATVAPIDE